Below is a genomic region from Vicinamibacterales bacterium.
ATGTCGGGAGAGGTCATCAGTGAAACCCTGCCGGTCCTGGCGATAATCGAGCCGCTCAATGACCCGCGGAGCCTTCGTCCACGTAGCTCCTTCGGGCGCCTCTGGGATGTCAATCGGCCACGTATTCGGCTCTTGGACCGTCATCGTGAACGCAATCAAGTCACCGTCGGGTGCCCAGGACAAACTGCCGGGGCCACGCTCTACTCGGGTGATCTGAGTGGTTGCGCCTTCAGCATCCATCCATCGCACAAACACCTGGGACCCCTTCGGTTCTCCCTCAGCAACAAACGCGATGCGATCCCCACTGGGCGACCATCGAGCGCCCGAGCCTTCGACCAGAAAGCGATTGCGAGACCCGTCCGTATCCATAATCCAGAGCGACGATTCGCGCCGATCGTTTACTTTGTCAATCCATTGACGAGAGTAGATCACCTGTTGACCATCTGGCGACAGTCGAGGGTCAGATACTGACTCGTATTCGAGATAGAGGTCCAACGTCAGACGGTTGTCTGCGTCTTGCGCCTCGGCTGAGGCGGACAACACCGTGAATACCACTACTAGTCCGAACACCGAGATTCGCATCGCGTCTCCTTCAGGATGGGCGTGGGTGAAGGCTCCAGCCTACACCCAAACGACCGAGAGAAAAAGTAGAGCTTCTTGCTGAAACGCCAAGAAAACATCGCCGTGAAACACGCCCGAAATGTCTATACACTGAGCCAGAGCACCTCGAACATGCGCCGACGATTCGTTACTTGCCTACGCGGTCATTGCTTTCTCACTGCACTACTTCTGTGCCCTGGAATCACTCTTGCCCAGGACACAGCTGCGGTTACCGGTATCGTCATCGACGGAACCACGGAGGCACCCCTCGCGAATGTTCGGATCTCAACCATGCAGGAAACGGTCGTGACGGGGCCCGATGGACGCTTCTCAATCACGCTGACTAATGAAGAGACCACTCTCCGCTTCGAGGCCGACGGGTATCTCGAGGTGACGCTACCGGCCGAAGGCGCGAATCTCGAAGTTCTACTGTTTCGCTACACCTTCGCTGAAACGGTCAATGTGGAGGCCGATGCCGTCGAATTGGAACGGCCGTCCACTAATCCCCTGGCATCCGAGGAGGTTCTTCGGGTCGCGGGCAGTATTGACAACATCTTTCGGGCTCTGGATACGTTGCCAGGCGTCGCCGCAACGGACGATTTCACGAGTCGGCTGGCAGTGCGCGGAGGTACGCCCGATCAAAATCTGACCGTGATGGACGGGATCGAGATTCATAATCCCTACCGTCTATTCGGAATTACCAGCGCCTTCAATCCTGAGACCGTGGAGAACTTTCAGCTGACTGCCGGGGGGTTCGGAGTCGCTTACGGAGACCGTCTCTCATCACTACTCATTGTCGACAACCGTCGAGGGCGGCGAGACCTGCAAGGAGCCACGGCCCTTAGTATCACGGATGGAAACATCGTCCTTGAAGGCACCACGCCAATTTGGAACAACGGCACGTGGCTTTTCAGTGCACGCCGTACCTACTATGACCTCATCCTCGACCGCATCCTCGAAAATCAGCAATTACCTGCATTCACTGACCTGCAAATGCAGACAAGCTGGGATTTCACTCCTGGACACCGGCTTAGCCTCACGAGCCTTCGGAGCGTCGAAGACGCCGACCTCGATTTTCGGATTAACCGAGACCGTCCTGGAGAGCAGGCGGACTTCGGGTCCGATGTACGGAACGACCTCGCGTCGGTCCGTTTCGACGCGGTCCTCGGCGCCCGCAGCACCTCCACCACGATCGCGTCTTGGTACCGTAATCGCGAATTTTTCGACTTCGACGGCAGGATACGCCTGGATGCTAAGCGGTCAAACACCGCCGATGATAAGTTGGCGTTCGGTTTAAGCACCATCATCTTTGATCGTTTGCTCTCTGTACGTGACCTATCACTTCGTCATGAACTCACAGTGCAAGCGACACCGGCCCATCTGCTCAGTGCTGGATTTGAAGTGCACCGTTTAAGGACCGGAGTCAACCAAACCATTAGCGGCGACCGGAATAGCTACGAAGCTAATGGGTCGAGTGTGGAGGGCGGGTCGGGCTTACCGGATAGCCTGGACTCTTCGCTCACCGGAACCCGGAGCGGTTTCTGGATTCAGGAATCCTTCACGCCTTCGTCACGCGTTTCGATTGAGCCTGGATTACGACTGGATTGGAACACAGTGAATGACCGGCGGACTCTTTCACCACGTATGGCAGCAAGCTACAGCCTCAATCCTAGCACCCGTCTTCGCGCCGCGGTTGGCTTATACACGCAGAGTCCGGGTTACGAAAAGCTCATCCAGTCAGATTATTTCATCGACCTCTCTGCAGCGCGCCAATTGAGACTCCTGTATGAAAAGGCCACACACGTCGTGGTTGGAATTCAAAAGAACCTCGGGAACAACTTAACCGCGCGCGTCGAGGGCTACCATAAGCGGTTTATCGATCTCCTGATCGGACGTCTTGAAACCGAAGCTCAACGACTCAGTCGCATCTCACAATACGATTTTCCTGAGAACCTGCAACAGAGCATCCCCAGGAGACCCCTCATTACAAGCGATCCCTCCAATGCCGGCGGCGGTGATGCACACGGTTTCGACATCCTACTCAATCACACGAATCCGTCTGCCCCGCTCACCGGATGGCTTTCCTATAATTGGGGTCGCGCATTTCGAAACAGCTATGGTCGACGCTACGCCTTCGAATACGACAGGCGTCACGCATTCAACGCTGTTGGACGGTATCGAATCACCTACAAATTTGAAGTGGCCGCTACCGCCAGGATCGCCAGTGGATTTCCCCACACGACCCCCACCGGACTACGAATTGCTGCTGTAGAAAACGACCTCGGCAGGCTCGTACCAGAGACAGACCTTGCTGGAAACCAGGTGTACACGGTCGACTACGGGAACGTCAACAACCTCAATAATGACCGGCTCCCACATTACACTCGAGTTGACCTAAGGCTCACCTACCAACCCGGAGGTCTCGAGGGCCGCTGGTCACTTTATCTCGAGGTGATTAATCTGCTGAACCGCAAGAACGCAATCGTGTTGGAGCCTCGACTTCAACATGACCCCGGGTCAACGCTGCCGCGTCTAACAGAGATACCAACCGGAGGCTTCCCTCGCATCCCCACGGTAGGCTTTCGACTACATTTCTAGCCGAACTCTACGCTCGGTTTCCTCTACTACGGGGTGATGTCGCTGACGATGGACACAGATACCATCACCCGGCCCGTGGCCTGGAGTTCTTCGATCAAGGGCTGATAGCCAGCATGCGCTGACAGTGTTGCAGTGCCAGCGGCCCACGCTTCCATGCTTTCGAACTCGGTTACCACAGTCAGAAGCCCACTACTCGCTCCGCCTATCGCAGTCCGCCAAATGCGCATCTCGACCGCAGGAAGAGTTTGCTCGTAGAGCACTTTCATTTTCTTCATTCCGGCCACGTAGGCGTCGACCTCATCCGCAGCAACCTCAATTGTGTTGACCTGTGCAACGGATTGCGCGAGCGAGTCCGCTGGCAGGGCTACCAGAAAGAGTGCTGCCGCACAGAGTCCAAGGACGATTCGCATAAAGATTCTCCTTAATTATGAATACGGTCAGAAATCCAGTCAGGACTGTCTATCACTCGCGTTGTTGAAAGCCACTACAACCCGTATCAGCTCATACGCCACTCTAGTCACCACCATAACGGTCTGTTAATCCGTCCTCCGCCATGAGTAATTCAATTTCATCAGGGTCAACCGGCACAAAGGCCGACAGGTTCTCGTAACCCGTCTGGGTTATGAGAATGACATCTTCCAATCGGATATACACACGGTCTTCGGGAATAGTCAGTGCGGGTTCAATCGTAAACACCATACCCGGCTGTAACACGTCAAAGGGCGCTGTAACGTCATGGACCTCCATTCCAACGAAATGTCCCAATCGGTTACTTGTGCTCTTACTGTAGCGGTCTACAAAACGTCTAGCGGCAGCTTCGGTCTTTGCACTCGTAAAGGAAAACGACCGAAGAATCTCCTTCATCTCGACCACAGCAGCACGAATGATTTCTTGCGGCGAAACGTGCGGGCGGATGGCCGCCATGAGCGCCTGATACAGACGCAGGTATACGGTATAACGCTCCCGTTCATCGTTATCAAAACGCCCATCCGCTGGAATCATTCGTGTAACGTCCGAAGAGTAGTAGTGGTAGTCCGGTGCGTAGTCGTAAAGCACCAAATCCTCTGGCTGAAGCACGCTTTGCGACGCGTGATAATGCGGATAATGGGCATTCTCACCGGCCGCAACCAACGCGAAGTACGCTGGGCCATTCGCATTGTGCAACCGGAAATAGAAATCACCTATTGCCGCCAACTCATATTCCTTCATGCCTGGCTTGGCAGAGCGCATGACGTCCAAAATGGCTTTGCCGGAGATACGTGTCGCTTCACGGATCATCGCGATTTCGAGAGGACTCTTTATCATCCGCAAGCGATCGAGAATGGGGTCGAGGTTTTGAACCTTCACTTCTGGTACCCGCGCCCGGACCTGTTCAATAAAGATTTTTTCACGTGAACGTCGTCCGTCCCACGGGTCCTGCTCCGAGGCGGCAGCGTGAGCCACAGCGCGCGCCGGGGTGCCGGCTGCTAGCGTTTCAGGTCTAAACGGGGTATAGACAGCCTGTCCCCTTCCTACCACCTCCGCGAGGTCATCGCTGAAAGCCTGGCGCGACCGCACCACCGAAATACCAGTCAGATATTCAGCCTCGTCACCGGGAGCTAACACCGGGCCCTCGGACCGCTCGGCCCGTTCGTTTCGAACTGGAAGGTAAAGTGTGGTGGACCGTGCTCGGCCATCCACCATCACCAGTGCACGCGGCACTTCGACGCCCGTCAAGTAATAGAAGTGATTACTTTGACGAAACGTGGCAAAGGCGGGAGGCTCTGTTGCGCCTTGCAGTATTGCGACTCCGTCGCCGACAGCGGCCATCACGTGCGCCCGCCGCTCAGCGAATTCCTCCGGTGGAAAGCTGTCATCAAAGAGCGGCTGCGCGTTAGCAACCCCGGTGAACAGGAGAAATAGAAGAATCCCAGTAGCACGCCAACTCATCACTGTCACCTCCACACTGACCCGTCAAAATGAGCAAGAAGGTCGGATTATATAGTCGTCAGCTTCGCCATCAAATACCAATATCCTGCCATTGCCGCCCCTTCAAGTAATGTCCACACCTTCGGGTTGTGGTTCGAGACGCCGCTCTATAGACTGCTCCCGTGCTAGCGCGCAAACACATCGGACACACAGCTTGGGGGATTCGCAAGTGACTGGCAATGTCTCTAATAGTGGAAAATCGATTCTCGTGAGCGCCTCGATTATTTTCTGTCTTCTGTGGCTCGGCCCAACTGGAACCAATACGCGCGCCCAATCGGCCAGGCCTATCAGTGCCGAGATTTTTGAGACATGGATGACGGAAATCTCCAACTGGGGGCGGTGGGGCACTGACGACCAGCTGGGTACTCTGAATTTGATTACGAACGAAAAACGTCGTGAGGCTGCCGCACTAGTCAAGGATGGCGTATCGGTATCTCTCGCGCATGACGTCGAGACTCACGAGGCCGTTGACAACCCACGCCCATTTACCATGACGATGGGAGGGCTGGAGGATGCAGGCCCGAGTGTTAGTGACCAGTGGACGGTGTCCTACCACGGATATGCGCACACCCACCTTGATGCACTGTGTCACTTCGCCCATCGGGGCCAGTTGTACAATGGCGTCCCGGACAATTCCATCACCGTCGACGGGTGCGCGAAGCTTGCGATTACCAATTTTAAGAACGGCCTCGTTACACGAGGCATTCTGATCGATATCCCTCGCTTGCGGGGAGTGGATTTTCTGGAACCAGGTAGCCCGATCTATCCAGAAGAACTCGAGGCGTGGGAAAAACAGACGGGGGTAAACGTCAGGAGTGGCGATGCCGTTTTCGTCCGTACAGGGCGGTGGGAAAAGCGTGCAGCAGAAGGTCCATGGAATATTGGAGACCGTGTCGCGGGCCTTCATGCGTCAACCGCCCAATGGTTTCGGGACCGCGACGTGGCCGTAGTTGGCACAGACCACGGAGCTGACGTGCATCCGTCCGGGATGGACGTAAGCCACCCACTCCACATACTTTTACTCGTGGCGATGGGCACCCCAATTTTTGATAACGTTGACCTCGAAAACTTGAGCCGCGCGGCGGATGAGCGGGGGCGTTGGGAGTTTCTGCTGACGGCTGCTCCGGTTCCAGTTCCCGGCGGAACAGGTTCGCCGCTGAATCCGATCGCTACTTTTTAATGGCCTACCCGAAGTAATCAATTGACCATGCCAAGCACTCGGAGGATCGGGGCATGCGCATCACAGTCGAGTCCACCAATGCAAGGGGGCAGCAGTCAACGTGGAGCTATGTCACGTTGTTCGACGGGGCTTTCCGTCCTGTCGCAGGCCAGGACTCTGCTGAAACGGCTGTCGAGATAATCAACGAAAGCACCACCCGGATCTCCAACGCAAGGAACGGCCGGGGCTACCAGGTGATCATCAACACCCTCTTAGAAGACGGGGACACCATCAACAATGAGTACGTTCGACTGGACGAAGACGGCAACATCGTCCGCGTGACTCATGCGACCTACAGACGTCTCGGGTGAACTCCCCGTTCTCAGACCCCAACAACCCGGTAATCAGCAACCCGACCGTTGAGATCGTTAATCGACAGACCAATAAACGGTGTCTTACGGTCTCACTCTCACGTATTTCTGTAACCTCCGAGGACGGGGTTCTCCACCATACAAGTTGCCGTGGCGATCTACCGCCACGAACTCAGCCCCATTGCCTGCGGTGTCCCGCGGATCGCCCCAAGGATAAAGAATAAACTCATCGATCCATCCCGTCTGCGCATCGCCAATTCTGATTCCCATTTCCCATCCAGGATTTTGGACGTCATCAGACTCCGAATCAGCAACGTAGATTCGTCCGTGGGTATCAAAGAACACTCCGCTCGGCCGCCCGAATTGTGTCCACACGGCAAGGACGTTCCCCTCTTGATCGAAAATCTGCACTCGATTGTTCGACCGGTCACCCACAAAGAGCCGGCCCAGAGAATCGATAGCAAGGGCATGCAGGTTTCGAAACTCACCAGGCGCATAGCCGGTTTGTCCCCAGGTTTTAATGAACGACCCGTCACTTGCGAACTTCATAACGCGGTTGTTCGTATCATCACCATGGCCGTCTCCCACGAAAATGTCACCGTTGTCGGCCACCACCACATCGCTCGGACCATTAAAGTGGTCCAGGTCGTCTCCGGGCACGCCCGGGGTGCCAAGGGTCATCAACACCTCTCCCTCCGGGCTAAACTTGATGACCTGGTGTCCTCGTGTCCCTTCTGGTGTTCGTGCAGCAGCCACAGCGTCGGTCACCCACACGTTACCGTCTGAGTCCACATC
It encodes:
- a CDS encoding TonB-dependent receptor, yielding MLKRQENIAVKHARNVYTLSQSTSNMRRRFVTCLRGHCFLTALLLCPGITLAQDTAAVTGIVIDGTTEAPLANVRISTMQETVVTGPDGRFSITLTNEETTLRFEADGYLEVTLPAEGANLEVLLFRYTFAETVNVEADAVELERPSTNPLASEEVLRVAGSIDNIFRALDTLPGVAATDDFTSRLAVRGGTPDQNLTVMDGIEIHNPYRLFGITSAFNPETVENFQLTAGGFGVAYGDRLSSLLIVDNRRGRRDLQGATALSITDGNIVLEGTTPIWNNGTWLFSARRTYYDLILDRILENQQLPAFTDLQMQTSWDFTPGHRLSLTSLRSVEDADLDFRINRDRPGEQADFGSDVRNDLASVRFDAVLGARSTSTTIASWYRNREFFDFDGRIRLDAKRSNTADDKLAFGLSTIIFDRLLSVRDLSLRHELTVQATPAHLLSAGFEVHRLRTGVNQTISGDRNSYEANGSSVEGGSGLPDSLDSSLTGTRSGFWIQESFTPSSRVSIEPGLRLDWNTVNDRRTLSPRMAASYSLNPSTRLRAAVGLYTQSPGYEKLIQSDYFIDLSAARQLRLLYEKATHVVVGIQKNLGNNLTARVEGYHKRFIDLLIGRLETEAQRLSRISQYDFPENLQQSIPRRPLITSDPSNAGGGDAHGFDILLNHTNPSAPLTGWLSYNWGRAFRNSYGRRYAFEYDRRHAFNAVGRYRITYKFEVAATARIASGFPHTTPTGLRIAAVENDLGRLVPETDLAGNQVYTVDYGNVNNLNNDRLPHYTRVDLRLTYQPGGLEGRWSLYLEVINLLNRKNAIVLEPRLQHDPGSTLPRLTEIPTGGFPRIPTVGFRLHF
- a CDS encoding aminopeptidase P N-terminal domain-containing protein, with the protein product MSWRATGILLFLLFTGVANAQPLFDDSFPPEEFAERRAHVMAAVGDGVAILQGATEPPAFATFRQSNHFYYLTGVEVPRALVMVDGRARSTTLYLPVRNERAERSEGPVLAPGDEAEYLTGISVVRSRQAFSDDLAEVVGRGQAVYTPFRPETLAAGTPARAVAHAAASEQDPWDGRRSREKIFIEQVRARVPEVKVQNLDPILDRLRMIKSPLEIAMIREATRISGKAILDVMRSAKPGMKEYELAAIGDFYFRLHNANGPAYFALVAAGENAHYPHYHASQSVLQPEDLVLYDYAPDYHYYSSDVTRMIPADGRFDNDERERYTVYLRLYQALMAAIRPHVSPQEIIRAAVVEMKEILRSFSFTSAKTEAAARRFVDRYSKSTSNRLGHFVGMEVHDVTAPFDVLQPGMVFTIEPALTIPEDRVYIRLEDVILITQTGYENLSAFVPVDPDEIELLMAEDGLTDRYGGD
- a CDS encoding cyclase family protein codes for the protein MTGNVSNSGKSILVSASIIFCLLWLGPTGTNTRAQSARPISAEIFETWMTEISNWGRWGTDDQLGTLNLITNEKRREAAALVKDGVSVSLAHDVETHEAVDNPRPFTMTMGGLEDAGPSVSDQWTVSYHGYAHTHLDALCHFAHRGQLYNGVPDNSITVDGCAKLAITNFKNGLVTRGILIDIPRLRGVDFLEPGSPIYPEELEAWEKQTGVNVRSGDAVFVRTGRWEKRAAEGPWNIGDRVAGLHASTAQWFRDRDVAVVGTDHGADVHPSGMDVSHPLHILLLVAMGTPIFDNVDLENLSRAADERGRWEFLLTAAPVPVPGGTGSPLNPIATF
- a CDS encoding peptidyl-alpha-hydroxyglycine alpha-amidating lyase family protein, which translates into the protein MSYISRIGLVAVWAMLACVGMASEAVAQALPNPYRAVDGWAKLPEGRQMGAVGGVTIQPGGEYIWAVVRCDATAPNRFGNECLDSDLDPILKFNLDGEVVQSFGGGMFIWPHGIDVDSDGNVWVTDAVAAARTPEGTRGHQVIKFSPEGEVLMTLGTPGVPGDDLDHFNGPSDVVVADNGDIFVGDGHGDDTNNRVMKFASDGSFIKTWGQTGYAPGEFRNLHALAIDSLGRLFVGDRSNNRVQIFDQEGNVLAVWTQFGRPSGVFFDTHGRIYVADSESDDVQNPGWEMGIRIGDAQTGWIDEFILYPWGDPRDTAGNGAEFVAVDRHGNLYGGEPRPRRLQKYVRVRP